In the genome of Microbacterium endophyticum, one region contains:
- a CDS encoding DUF4031 domain-containing protein: MAILIDDPRWPAHGMLWAHLVSDSSLDELHQFAAAQGIPRRGFDLDHYDVPEKSHATLVAAGARHVDGHALVKALIASGLRVRAKDRPRKPHATG, translated from the coding sequence ATGGCGATCTTGATTGACGACCCACGTTGGCCCGCGCACGGGATGCTGTGGGCACATCTGGTGAGCGACTCTTCGTTGGACGAGTTGCATCAGTTCGCCGCAGCGCAAGGGATACCCCGCCGTGGTTTTGATCTTGACCATTACGACGTGCCAGAAAAATCCCACGCCACTCTCGTGGCTGCCGGCGCCCGCCATGTCGACGGTCACGCTCTCGTAAAGGCACTGATCGCGTCAGGTTTGCGGGTGCGAGCAAAAGATCGACCCCGCAAACCTCACGCTACAGGCTAG